From the Clupea harengus chromosome 15, Ch_v2.0.2, whole genome shotgun sequence genome, one window contains:
- the LOC105897039 gene encoding hepatocyte nuclear factor 3-beta isoform X2, whose protein sequence is MLGAVKMEGHDHSDWSTYYAEPECYTSVGNMNSGFGMNSMGTYMGMTGMSSTANMSAGSMNMSYVNAGVNHGVAGMSPGAGGMNAMGTGLAGMGATLNPSMSPLNGPPPSMNTLASYPNMNVMSPMYGQSTVRPRDPKTYRRSYTHAKPPYSYISLITMAIQQSTTKMLTLAEIYQWIQDLFPFYRQNQQRWQNSIRHSLSFNDCFIKVPRSPDKPGKGSFWTLHPDSGNMFENGCYLRRQKRFKIEAGGIVKESSRKGTEGGSSSSSESCNGNDSPSHSTKDLKSSAPDLKPREPVSPEQSASPLPQQTHHLLSHHHSVLVDDAHLKPEHHYSFNHPFSINNLMSSEQQHHKMDLKTYEQMMHYSGYGSSMTGALSMGSMSTKACLESSIPTDTSYYQGI, encoded by the exons ATGCTCGGTGCTGTTAAAATGGAAGGACACGACCATTCAGACTGGAGTACTTACTACGCAGAACCCGAG TGTTATACCTCAGTGGGAAACATGAACAGCGGATTTGGAATGAACTCCATGGGCACCTACATGGGGATGACCGGCATGAGCTCTACTGCTAACATGTCAGCCGGGTCAATGAACATGTCTTACGTGAATGCGGGCGTGAACCATGGAGTAGCGGGGATGTCACCTGGCGCCGGGGGCATGAACGCCATGGGAACGGGGTTAGCTGGTATGGGTGCAACGCTCAACCCCAGCATGAGCCCCTTAAACGGACCTCCTCCATCCATGAACACACTGGCCTCCTACCCTAATATGAACGTAATGAGCCCCATGTATGGACAGTCAACCGTGAGACCCAGAGATCCCAAAACATACCGGCGCAGTTACACGCACGCAAAGCCTCCTTACTCCTACATCTCGCTCATAACGATGGCCATACAGCAGTCGACTACTAAAATGTTAACCCTGGCAGAGATTTACCAGTGGATCCAGGATCTTTTCCCATTCTATCGACAAAACCAGCAAAGATGGCAAAACTCCATTCGCCACTCACTGTCTTTCAACGACTGTTTTATTAAAGTGCCTAGGTCTCCGGATAAGCCGGGGAAAGGTTCCTTTTGGACCCTTCACCCAGACTCGGGAAACATGTTTGAAAACGGCTGTTACTTGAGGAGACAAAAACGATTCAAAATCGAGGCTGGGGGCATAGTTAAGGAGTCGTCGCGGAAAGGCACGGAGGGTGGATCAAGCAGCAGTTCTGAAAGCTGCAACGGTAACGATTCTCCCAGCCATTCGACTAAAGATTTGAAGAGCTCCGCGCCTGACTTGAAACCAAGAGAGCCGGTGAGTCCGGAGCAATCTGCTTCACCGCTGCCGCAGCAGACGCATCACCTCCTGTCACATCATCACTCAGTGCTGGTGGACGACGCCCACCTGAAACCAGAACACCACTACTCTTTCAACCACCCGTTCTCCATCAACAACCTAATGTCTTCGGAACAGCAGCACCATAAAATGGATCTCAAGACATACGAGCAGATGATGCATTATTCCGGCTACGGCTCGTCTATGACAGGCGCACTGTCAATGGGGTCAATGTCAACGAAAGCATGCTTAGAGTCTTCCATACCCACGGACACTTCCTACTACCAAG
- the LOC105897039 gene encoding hepatocyte nuclear factor 3-beta isoform X1: MLGAVKMEGHDHSDWSTYYAEPECYTSVGNMNSGFGMNSMGTYMGMTGMSSTANMSAGSMNMSYVNAGVNHGVAGMSPGAGGMNAMGTGLAGMGATLNPSMSPLNGPPPSMNTLASYPNMNVMSPMYGQSTVRPRDPKTYRRSYTHAKPPYSYISLITMAIQQSTTKMLTLAEIYQWIQDLFPFYRQNQQRWQNSIRHSLSFNDCFIKVPRSPDKPGKGSFWTLHPDSGNMFENGCYLRRQKRFKIEAGGIVKESSRKGTEGGSSSSSESCNGNDSPSHSTKDLKSSAPDLKPREPVSPEQSASPLPQQTHHLLSHHHSVLVDDAHLKPEHHYSFNHPFSINNLMSSEQQHHKMDLKTYEQMMHYSGYGSSMTGALSMGSMSTKACLESSIPTDTSYYQGVYSRPIMNSS; encoded by the exons ATGCTCGGTGCTGTTAAAATGGAAGGACACGACCATTCAGACTGGAGTACTTACTACGCAGAACCCGAG TGTTATACCTCAGTGGGAAACATGAACAGCGGATTTGGAATGAACTCCATGGGCACCTACATGGGGATGACCGGCATGAGCTCTACTGCTAACATGTCAGCCGGGTCAATGAACATGTCTTACGTGAATGCGGGCGTGAACCATGGAGTAGCGGGGATGTCACCTGGCGCCGGGGGCATGAACGCCATGGGAACGGGGTTAGCTGGTATGGGTGCAACGCTCAACCCCAGCATGAGCCCCTTAAACGGACCTCCTCCATCCATGAACACACTGGCCTCCTACCCTAATATGAACGTAATGAGCCCCATGTATGGACAGTCAACCGTGAGACCCAGAGATCCCAAAACATACCGGCGCAGTTACACGCACGCAAAGCCTCCTTACTCCTACATCTCGCTCATAACGATGGCCATACAGCAGTCGACTACTAAAATGTTAACCCTGGCAGAGATTTACCAGTGGATCCAGGATCTTTTCCCATTCTATCGACAAAACCAGCAAAGATGGCAAAACTCCATTCGCCACTCACTGTCTTTCAACGACTGTTTTATTAAAGTGCCTAGGTCTCCGGATAAGCCGGGGAAAGGTTCCTTTTGGACCCTTCACCCAGACTCGGGAAACATGTTTGAAAACGGCTGTTACTTGAGGAGACAAAAACGATTCAAAATCGAGGCTGGGGGCATAGTTAAGGAGTCGTCGCGGAAAGGCACGGAGGGTGGATCAAGCAGCAGTTCTGAAAGCTGCAACGGTAACGATTCTCCCAGCCATTCGACTAAAGATTTGAAGAGCTCCGCGCCTGACTTGAAACCAAGAGAGCCGGTGAGTCCGGAGCAATCTGCTTCACCGCTGCCGCAGCAGACGCATCACCTCCTGTCACATCATCACTCAGTGCTGGTGGACGACGCCCACCTGAAACCAGAACACCACTACTCTTTCAACCACCCGTTCTCCATCAACAACCTAATGTCTTCGGAACAGCAGCACCATAAAATGGATCTCAAGACATACGAGCAGATGATGCATTATTCCGGCTACGGCTCGTCTATGACAGGCGCACTGTCAATGGGGTCAATGTCAACGAAAGCATGCTTAGAGTCTTCCATACCCACGGACACTTCCTACTACCAAGGTGTGTATTCCAGGCCCATCATGAATTCATCCTAA
- the LOC105897039 gene encoding hepatocyte nuclear factor 3-beta isoform X3, with protein MLGAVKMEGHDHSDWSTYYAEPECYTSVGNMNSGFGMNSMGTYMGMTGMSSTANMSAGSMNMSYVNAGVNHGVAGMSPGAGGMNAMGTGLAGMGATLNPSMSPLNGPPPSMNTLASYPNMNVMSPMYGQSTVRPRDPKTYRRSYTHAKPPYSYISLITMAIQQSTTKMLTLAEIYQWIQDLFPFYRQNQQRWQNSIRHSLSFNDCFIKVPRSPDKPGKGSFWTLHPDSGNMFENGCYLRRQKRFKIEAGGIVKESSRKGTEGGSSSSSESCNGNDSPSHSTKDLKSSAPDLKPREPVSPEQSASPLPQQTHHLLSHHHSVLVDDAHLKPEHHYSFNHPFSINNLMSSEQQHHKMDLKTYEQMMHYSGYGSSMTGALSMGSMSTKACLESSIPTDTSYYQG; from the exons ATGCTCGGTGCTGTTAAAATGGAAGGACACGACCATTCAGACTGGAGTACTTACTACGCAGAACCCGAG TGTTATACCTCAGTGGGAAACATGAACAGCGGATTTGGAATGAACTCCATGGGCACCTACATGGGGATGACCGGCATGAGCTCTACTGCTAACATGTCAGCCGGGTCAATGAACATGTCTTACGTGAATGCGGGCGTGAACCATGGAGTAGCGGGGATGTCACCTGGCGCCGGGGGCATGAACGCCATGGGAACGGGGTTAGCTGGTATGGGTGCAACGCTCAACCCCAGCATGAGCCCCTTAAACGGACCTCCTCCATCCATGAACACACTGGCCTCCTACCCTAATATGAACGTAATGAGCCCCATGTATGGACAGTCAACCGTGAGACCCAGAGATCCCAAAACATACCGGCGCAGTTACACGCACGCAAAGCCTCCTTACTCCTACATCTCGCTCATAACGATGGCCATACAGCAGTCGACTACTAAAATGTTAACCCTGGCAGAGATTTACCAGTGGATCCAGGATCTTTTCCCATTCTATCGACAAAACCAGCAAAGATGGCAAAACTCCATTCGCCACTCACTGTCTTTCAACGACTGTTTTATTAAAGTGCCTAGGTCTCCGGATAAGCCGGGGAAAGGTTCCTTTTGGACCCTTCACCCAGACTCGGGAAACATGTTTGAAAACGGCTGTTACTTGAGGAGACAAAAACGATTCAAAATCGAGGCTGGGGGCATAGTTAAGGAGTCGTCGCGGAAAGGCACGGAGGGTGGATCAAGCAGCAGTTCTGAAAGCTGCAACGGTAACGATTCTCCCAGCCATTCGACTAAAGATTTGAAGAGCTCCGCGCCTGACTTGAAACCAAGAGAGCCGGTGAGTCCGGAGCAATCTGCTTCACCGCTGCCGCAGCAGACGCATCACCTCCTGTCACATCATCACTCAGTGCTGGTGGACGACGCCCACCTGAAACCAGAACACCACTACTCTTTCAACCACCCGTTCTCCATCAACAACCTAATGTCTTCGGAACAGCAGCACCATAAAATGGATCTCAAGACATACGAGCAGATGATGCATTATTCCGGCTACGGCTCGTCTATGACAGGCGCACTGTCAATGGGGTCAATGTCAACGAAAGCATGCTTAGAGTCTTCCATACCCACGGACACTTCCTACTACCAAG
- the LOC105897039 gene encoding hepatocyte nuclear factor 3-beta isoform X4, with the protein MNSGFGMNSMGTYMGMTGMSSTANMSAGSMNMSYVNAGVNHGVAGMSPGAGGMNAMGTGLAGMGATLNPSMSPLNGPPPSMNTLASYPNMNVMSPMYGQSTVRPRDPKTYRRSYTHAKPPYSYISLITMAIQQSTTKMLTLAEIYQWIQDLFPFYRQNQQRWQNSIRHSLSFNDCFIKVPRSPDKPGKGSFWTLHPDSGNMFENGCYLRRQKRFKIEAGGIVKESSRKGTEGGSSSSSESCNGNDSPSHSTKDLKSSAPDLKPREPVSPEQSASPLPQQTHHLLSHHHSVLVDDAHLKPEHHYSFNHPFSINNLMSSEQQHHKMDLKTYEQMMHYSGYGSSMTGALSMGSMSTKACLESSIPTDTSYYQGVYSRPIMNSS; encoded by the coding sequence ATGAACAGCGGATTTGGAATGAACTCCATGGGCACCTACATGGGGATGACCGGCATGAGCTCTACTGCTAACATGTCAGCCGGGTCAATGAACATGTCTTACGTGAATGCGGGCGTGAACCATGGAGTAGCGGGGATGTCACCTGGCGCCGGGGGCATGAACGCCATGGGAACGGGGTTAGCTGGTATGGGTGCAACGCTCAACCCCAGCATGAGCCCCTTAAACGGACCTCCTCCATCCATGAACACACTGGCCTCCTACCCTAATATGAACGTAATGAGCCCCATGTATGGACAGTCAACCGTGAGACCCAGAGATCCCAAAACATACCGGCGCAGTTACACGCACGCAAAGCCTCCTTACTCCTACATCTCGCTCATAACGATGGCCATACAGCAGTCGACTACTAAAATGTTAACCCTGGCAGAGATTTACCAGTGGATCCAGGATCTTTTCCCATTCTATCGACAAAACCAGCAAAGATGGCAAAACTCCATTCGCCACTCACTGTCTTTCAACGACTGTTTTATTAAAGTGCCTAGGTCTCCGGATAAGCCGGGGAAAGGTTCCTTTTGGACCCTTCACCCAGACTCGGGAAACATGTTTGAAAACGGCTGTTACTTGAGGAGACAAAAACGATTCAAAATCGAGGCTGGGGGCATAGTTAAGGAGTCGTCGCGGAAAGGCACGGAGGGTGGATCAAGCAGCAGTTCTGAAAGCTGCAACGGTAACGATTCTCCCAGCCATTCGACTAAAGATTTGAAGAGCTCCGCGCCTGACTTGAAACCAAGAGAGCCGGTGAGTCCGGAGCAATCTGCTTCACCGCTGCCGCAGCAGACGCATCACCTCCTGTCACATCATCACTCAGTGCTGGTGGACGACGCCCACCTGAAACCAGAACACCACTACTCTTTCAACCACCCGTTCTCCATCAACAACCTAATGTCTTCGGAACAGCAGCACCATAAAATGGATCTCAAGACATACGAGCAGATGATGCATTATTCCGGCTACGGCTCGTCTATGACAGGCGCACTGTCAATGGGGTCAATGTCAACGAAAGCATGCTTAGAGTCTTCCATACCCACGGACACTTCCTACTACCAAGGTGTGTATTCCAGGCCCATCATGAATTCATCCTAA